In a genomic window of Zingiber officinale cultivar Zhangliang chromosome 9B, Zo_v1.1, whole genome shotgun sequence:
- the LOC122025430 gene encoding transcription factor RHD6-like isoform X2, with amino-acid sequence MSLNFAKDLPLELGSQACPMLEDGESSDSMGSYSSSFLSFFSGHHFSAGGNRESLSFVDYGAVSVPGPSVLSFEHEDRDWVDAIEQSCKLEISGCTMAREQDSFGFAFPSSRGKRQCDQDSREMPSPKKQCSRKVKEKSISLQSKDSQSVAAKNRRERISERLKILQDLVPNGTKVDLVTMLEKAISYVKFLQLQVKVLATDEFWPVQGGRTPDIGQVKKAIDDILSSQRDRNSSSNKH; translated from the exons ATGTCTCTTAATTTTGCGAAGGATCTACCTTTGGAACTTGGCTCGCAAGCTTGTCCCATGCTCGAGGACGGGGAGAGCTCCGATTCGATGGGGAGCTACTCAAGcagctttctttctttcttctccggACACCACTTCAGCGCCGGTGGGAACAGAGAATCGCTTTCTTTCGTCGACTACGGAGCGGTCTCTGTTCCGGGCCCTTCGGTGCTCAGCTTCGAGCACGAGGACAGGGACTGGGTCGACGCCATCGAGCAAAGTTGCAAACTTGAGATCAGTGGATGTACGATGGCTCGTGAGCAGGACAGCTTTGGGTTCGCCTTCCCATCATCTCGCGGAAAGAGACAATGCGACCAG GATTCGCGCGAGATGCCGAGCCCCAAAAAGCAGTGCAGCAGGAAGGTGAAGGAGAAATCCATCAGTCTGCAGTCCAAGGACTCGCAGAGTGTAGCAGCAAAG AATCGGAGGGAAAGAATTAGCGAGCGGCTCAAAATTCTACAAGATCTCGTCCCCAACGGCACAAAGGTTGATCTGGTGACCATGCTGGAGAAAGCAATCAGCTATGTGAAGTTCCTGCAGTTACAAGTGAAG GTGTTGGCCACTGATGAGTTTTGGCCAGTGCAAGGGGGAAGAACACCAGATATAGGGCAAGTAAAGAAAGCAATTGACGATATCTTATCCTCTCAGAGAGACAGGAACTCCAGCTCTAATAAACACTGA
- the LOC122025430 gene encoding transcription factor RHD6-like isoform X1 produces the protein MSLNFAKDLPLELGSQACPMLEDGESSDSMGSYSSSFLSFFSGHHFSAGGNRESLSFVDYGAVSVPGPSVLSFEHEDRDWVDAIEQSCKLEISGCTMAREQDSFGFAFPSSRGKRQCDQLQDSREMPSPKKQCSRKVKEKSISLQSKDSQSVAAKNRRERISERLKILQDLVPNGTKVDLVTMLEKAISYVKFLQLQVKVLATDEFWPVQGGRTPDIGQVKKAIDDILSSQRDRNSSSNKH, from the exons ATGTCTCTTAATTTTGCGAAGGATCTACCTTTGGAACTTGGCTCGCAAGCTTGTCCCATGCTCGAGGACGGGGAGAGCTCCGATTCGATGGGGAGCTACTCAAGcagctttctttctttcttctccggACACCACTTCAGCGCCGGTGGGAACAGAGAATCGCTTTCTTTCGTCGACTACGGAGCGGTCTCTGTTCCGGGCCCTTCGGTGCTCAGCTTCGAGCACGAGGACAGGGACTGGGTCGACGCCATCGAGCAAAGTTGCAAACTTGAGATCAGTGGATGTACGATGGCTCGTGAGCAGGACAGCTTTGGGTTCGCCTTCCCATCATCTCGCGGAAAGAGACAATGCGACCAG TTGCAGGATTCGCGCGAGATGCCGAGCCCCAAAAAGCAGTGCAGCAGGAAGGTGAAGGAGAAATCCATCAGTCTGCAGTCCAAGGACTCGCAGAGTGTAGCAGCAAAG AATCGGAGGGAAAGAATTAGCGAGCGGCTCAAAATTCTACAAGATCTCGTCCCCAACGGCACAAAGGTTGATCTGGTGACCATGCTGGAGAAAGCAATCAGCTATGTGAAGTTCCTGCAGTTACAAGTGAAG GTGTTGGCCACTGATGAGTTTTGGCCAGTGCAAGGGGGAAGAACACCAGATATAGGGCAAGTAAAGAAAGCAATTGACGATATCTTATCCTCTCAGAGAGACAGGAACTCCAGCTCTAATAAACACTGA